The DNA region ATCTAAACCTGTATAAACACAATGCTGTCTGAGTAACTGAGctattcagttgtgcacattgaaccaaaatgctgtgctctcttagaacagaatGATCGTTATACTGTATATTCAGAAGAATAGGACACAGAGGAGTTTttacggtgtgttcaaggacGGCTGAAAAGAGTAGGAGTAGTAACGCCTACCAGAACATGTGCATCAGTGCAGCATAAGACAacataaaacatgcaaaatagtgggctttctaagagtgacttttttttttttttttttactttaaaaacaatgaagatttcagtgtgtcactgtgtataagtactttttgagcacattcatcaATACCCCGATAATAATAACTGTGatgattttggtcacaataacgtgatatgaaatgttcatattgttacatccttaGAATGGTAGTATAAATTGAAATTCGACTTTAAAATCTTTTGCTATCAATGTTGTAAAGTAAGCTATTGTAAGGTTCAGAAGTATTTCAGAGTGACAGTTTTTTATAATTTACAGTACACACATTGTTGTTACACAGACTCAATGGATTTGAATTAAATCTTTATGTGATTGAAATGTTGAGTTTCAACGTTGATGAAGCGGTTTGACAAAAATGTGGCATTTACCATTTAGAAATTACAGATACATTGTATAGATAACATCCATTTAATTTTCAGTGATTCAATTGATGTCATTGTAAATATTTTAATCTTGTTCAAAGTTCATAATTTGTGTGTCCACTGGCTTTATTTACGGCAAATGATTTTAATTCAAGTGTTAAAATAGTGGTTATAGTTTAAGTGTGTTTGAGCACACTCAAAACTGTCCAGTACTTGTTGAGGAATTTCCTAAATGGTAAATTACATTATTTTGTCGCAGCGCTTAAAGTTGAAAGTCTACACTTAAATCACGTGCTGATTTATTTATTACATGATTTATTTCTAATTCATTGTAATTAGTGTACACTGTAAAAagacaaaagcaaaaaaaaaaaaacgttgttgTCCAAAAATTTGACTGGAAAGGATGTTCAGTATTGAAATTGTGGTTTATAATTTACAGTATTGGAAGTGTTCTAAAACTTTTGACCAGAAGTGTATTTAAAACATGCCATTGCCTACATAAATGGGCACATTTATGCCCTTTTCATATCCTCACATCATGTACCTTATTCAAGTAATAGGCTTGCAAAGATACAGTTTGCAAATGTAATTGCAACCACAAAGATAACTATACCACTGTATTCAAACCAAAGTGTGTCAGTGTTTGTGAATTACCAGATTTTTTCTAATTTACAGTGCTACcgcaaagtattcacagcgcttcactttttccaaatgttatgttgcagccttattcccaaatggaatacattcatttttgtcctcaaaattttacgGACAATACCTTATgacaaagttttttatttttttatttagttcattcattaaaaataaaataataaagcttatgtacataagtattcacagcctttgctcaatactttgttgatgcacctttggcagcaattagacCCTCAAGttgttttgaatacgatgccacaagcttggcacaccgatCTTTGCGCTGTTTTGTCCATTCTTCTTTGCAACCCCTTTCAAACAGCATCAGATTGGATGGTAAGTGTTggctttcatccaggatgtctctgtacattgctgcattcatcttagtctagtcaaggaggtgaccaagaacccgttggtcactctgtcagagataCAGCATTCctgtgtggagagaggagaaccttccagaaggacaaccatctctgcagcaagcCAATAATCAGGCCTGTGTGGTATGATAGttagacggaagccatttcttagtaaaaagtttgccaaaatgcacctaaaaGACCTTTAGACCATGTGACACAAAAaactctggtctgatgagacaaagattgaactctttgtaggaaaccaggcaccgctcatcactagGCCAATACCATCCAGTGAAGCATGTTGGTGGCAGAATCATGCTGTGGGAatgtttttcagtggcaggaactagGAGACTATTCaagatagagggaaatatgaatgcagtaatgtacagagacatcctggggggaaaaaatctatgtttcccatccaacctgatggagtttaagaggtgctgcaaagagaaatgggGGAAAttggccaaagataggtgtgccaagcttgtggcatcatattcaaaaagacttgatgctgtaattgctgccaaaggtgtttcaacaaagtattgagcaaaggctgtgaatatttatgtacatgtgatttcttaattttttttatttatgataaattttttaaaaaattgtaaaattaaaaaaaaaaaacaattttcacaattacaattttgaggacaaaatgaatacattccattttggaataatgctGTAACATAACTATATATGGAAAAAGTGAAGAGATGtggatactttccggatgcactgtacattgACTGATTATGCTCTACAAGTatccctaatgaagtggccattgTCTGTATATTTGAATATATCTTCATGTGGATAATTTCTCTTGTAATGTATCGTTTATTAAAATCCCATTAGTTCAATAACAAAGCCTAATCTTCATCTAGTTTAATGACCTTCAACGCATGCGTATTTATTTCTACTTAAATCCGTATGTACAACATGCAAGACAGAAGGGATTACACACACTCATAGTATTCATTAGAATACTACAACACAAGTCgtatctctcttttttttttaataattgaaaGCATCATCCACTAACTGACATTTGACAGTGTTTTAAATCCTTGCAATTCACGATCATAGTTCATGCACTTCATGTCACTGGTTCTTTGTCTCCAGTCCACAGCTCTACGCTTTTCCTCAACGTACTGGCCTGCCTGGCCTACTTCACGGCCGACGCTCAGTATGGAGTAGACTTTGGTCTGTCCATCCTTTGGTTCGTCCTCTTCACCCCTGTGTCCTTTGTCTGCTGGTACAGACCCGTCTACAAGGCCTTCAGGTACATCCTGTTTAGCTAGCTTCGTGAAATGCTTTAAATTGTTCATTTAATTGAATGGAACTATGCTTAAGTGATCATCAACcatcacattttattttgttcatatgcactgtgaaattaaattaaattccaTTGTATAAAGCCTAAAAGGGAACTGCtcttattttggaattttgtctatcattcacaatccctatgttatgtctatgatttatttgtttcagacatgtttaaCAAGTTACTTGTGGTTATATTTTCACATTTCAACATATCTGAAAAAATGTAGGGCATCGCTTATATTCAATCCTACTCCTTCTCCATGTCTGTTACTGATCGTTCATCCACACAGTAACGTTGACATTGTTACATtaaattcacttcctgtttgaaagaaGGGAAGgtgtttggggaaaaaaataatatgtaATAACTTATTGGTGATAGACAATGAATGTTATGTATTACTTAATATTGTAGAATCCGTTGTTATTTTTGTAGTTGTTGGCTACAGCTGCAACACGTCTTTGAGTCGTCTATGTCCTAGTAGCCGAGATGATGTCATCTTCAGTATTCGTCCAGTTCCTTGATGTCTTTTACAACAATTACTGTGACTTCTTTCTATCCTTCATTTAACTTGATGCAGATTCTACAACTGGCGCTCTATAAGTGTTCTGAATTTTCCCCTGCTTCCTCAACTCGTAAATCTTCTTGGAGATGTCAGCGTTGCGTTTTGTCAGATGATCATTGATTTTAGAGGTCCGTTCCTTTCAGTTGGACTTGCTGCTTCAGCAAAGcccatttgtttttgtttgtgcgGTGTTATTCCTGCTAGACATTGGAATGCATGTTTGATTACAGAAATATGGCCACCTGTTGCGTGGTTGAAGCCTGGTTGCATCTTGTCCTTCTCCTTTGTTATCAGCTGCTCCATCATTAGGCGTGCATCTTTAGTGACGCAGGATGTGGATGATTTATAGTAATGCATCTTTTGGGAATCGCTATCGGTACTCAttggtaccaattttcggtaccttTGTTTGTGTTAatgaatattaattgtttttgataataaaatctagattttttattgcaacatttaaaaatgagctgataacGATAACGGCTGTACAGTTGTTATACTGTATCTTGTTTCATTCTCACATTtcagagtctcatttgcaagcataacattaagttgcaattacagttgcaagcccAAGATGTTAGATgccagtagtgtatagtttatggtatgttgtttttttgtgtgttgtgcCCCAGAAAGTGTTAATGCCGTAAGTatcgtacttattacacaccagctgtttgatagtAATGTGCCtcttagttgtggttttcattaGCGCAAGTGTGTATATTAGCATTAAGCTATTGCATTTTTAGGAAACAACTTAATTTGGAGTGTTTTTTTGAGTCGATTGctctgttggcattgaaaattgcaacattatctGCTAAAGTGATCCTCAAGTGCTGGAAGACAGAAAGCCGGCTGAGTCAGCAAACcgctgtgacgtcacacgcaacccAAGTACGCAAACATGGCACTGTTTTGAAAGAGGGATTTTCTGTCTGCCAGAAAATTACCGATTTGGTACTCATCCTACGCATGTTATTTGAAGGCCGGTCGTAATAACATTGTTCATGTAGACAGACTCTTGTACTTCCTGAATCTGACACATAGATATAATGCAATTTTGCTTCTTGATAACATTCAATTGCTCCTCTAGTCCAACCACTTTTCCTTCCAGTCCATCCGCTTGTTTACAAAGTGTTGCGGTATCCTTACAATATGTAGCAGTATTTTCCTTCACTTCGATAATATTGTTTGACATGTATTTCATGTCCTCGCACTGTCTATCAAGCCTAGTCAACACTTCTGTCTGCTTGGCTCCCTTATCATGTAACATCCTTATTATTCCTTAGAGGTTACCTGATTCTGAACCCTCTTCCACATCCTCCTCCTCTGTATTTGTTGCGGTAGAAGCCTTTTTTCTTCCCATGTTGTTTTAGGTTTTGACAGCTTTGAAGCTTACAGTTTAGATGTGGTTAGCTTGTCTTGCAAGAAATCGATAGCagtcttaaatcacctttatcaAGGAGCTGGTTTCAAGCCAGTGGTATCAGCAAACAGATCTGGAATTATGGTCGAAATCTTTAGTTCGGAAGAGTACAGAAATGCTGCAAAAACCTTAAATCAATACAGAGCTATTTCCTTCTGCACAGAAAGGGACATCACAAAAAATGTGAgccaagaacacacgtctttctttGTAGATCCAAATCATAAATAAACactagtaagaggtggctaacaatgtagcttATCGTGATTCGATTTATTCCGCCTAAAGTACTCAAAAAATCTCAGCCTGATTATaaagaggatgagctacaagttttagaagctgagtgataagcagatcatgCTATAGTGAAAcattaagcatcatgtagcagtactgCGAactgctgaacaagaaatacaaactatgaactatgaataaaacaatcacttactgtgcagCGTCTTCTCTCAACGGGATGCCGACTGATTAgatttgtatctttcagcacaagattACACAGACCCTTATAGATGGAACGTTTTATTGTCATCAAATATGACAGCACGAttaaattatatacattacatacattGATAAATAATCATAATCCTCAACGAGAGGGAGCTAACAAGCGTCTTGTCTGATATTCCTAGCAATGTCTTCGGGGCTGAATTGAATGTCTAAGTTGATTTCTCggcttatggccacaaccttctactatccaagtgtgaggcatgatttatgatctagcgACAACTTTTATCAACTCAGGCGATGGAGCAGAaactcagtatgtcaatagctgcttAAGCTAGTTACCTCGCTGTAATCAAAGCACAGCTAAAAATAATTACTCGGCGTTGGCTCTTGTGATAAGaatgttgctaatacttggttaacatgCAGTTCACGAAATGTAATAGGAATATGGTTGAATAGAATAGATGACTCCCATTTGCTACATTGTTAGCTGCCTAGTACGAGTTGTATTTTAAATACACAAAAAAGGAGAGAAATGTGTGTTCTCTTCTCAAATAGGGATTGTAAGTGATAGGAAAAATCCCCAAatagtgcagttttcctttaagggACCCTGTTAAGGAGTTCCAAAGTTAGGAACCATGTAATTTGATGAAAAGTATATGACTAAGTGGGAAATGACAGTTCTTATGAACTTACTGAATAGGAATGAATATCTGATAGCAGAAAAAACCTTTGAAAAATGCATtggatatttgtgttaatagaaacTAATTATAAAAGTTAgaattagtaaataaaaacagaggtGGCGCTTTGAATGGCAGAGTTTGAAATCATTCTCAAGAATATTTTCTGTATTTAGAGTATCTGCAAAAAGTCTGAAGAATATGAAACATCTCAAACAATGTTGCAGTATGTCAAATAAGGACAAAGAATACTGTGGTATACCTCATAGTATAATTTTGCTTGCTTTGATATAAGACATTTCGTACTATGTTACTAATAATCTCTAAACCATCTGATCACATTTTGCTGCCCATGTCATTGGTGTTTTGACAAAAGAAATGTATCAAACGCTTATAAGAGATCCAAGAAAAAACTCAGTTTGAGAAATGATCAAGACTTTTCCAATATTCAACACTACAAAATGACAAAAGCTGATATCGTATTTGATCAATATCAGTATGGTTTAATACTCAAACTCTGAACTAatctattttcatatttttttattaaaacgaGTACCTTAAAATGTTAACAAATAATAAGTCAGAAAAGATGAAAATGATCATACATCCTCTTTTATTGAAAACTGCCATTGATATGTATTCAAATTATTTGTGTTGTCCATCTTTCTTCTCTAGGTCTGACAGCTCCTTcagcttctttttcttcttttttgtcttcttcttccaAGTGGCTGTGTACATCATCCAGACTGTGGGGATCCCCAAGTGGGGAAACAGGTCAGTTGTCAAGTGCATGGATCATGCCAATGTGGCTGGTGTTTGTACTTTTggtattttgtgtgtgtatgtacgggatggtgtgttttcttgtgtggtATTTTGGCTTCTACAGTATTTCCTCTTTGACAGATTCCTGTTGTCCTAACTTGTGAGCGGTGCTATGCTTTGTAAGTTTGCCTTTCTTTTCTCGTTCTTCACTTTTTAGCGTCCTGCCATTATCCTCTTTCTAGATTTGCTGGTGAATTCCAGCTCAAATGTTCactatatttgttttatattcaCTATAACACAGCATTCATTCCCAGCatgaactgtgtgtgtgtgtctgcgttgtTGACAGTGGCTGGATTTCATCCATCAGCATGATCCGGGTGAACTTGGCTGTCGCCGTGGTCATGATGGTCGTGGCCGGCTTTTTCACTGTCAACGCCATCCTGGGCGTCGTTCTGCTGAAAATGGTATGCCAAAATCTAATTGTTTTAGAGCTGCTTGAAGATGACGTGCCATTTTTAGGCATGTACCATTTCTGTGAAAATGTAATATAGCTCCAAAAACCCAAAGGTCACTTACAAGCACTTTATTCTGTTAATTCTTTACATACAAACTACTCTGTCCTCATCCTTGTCCTGTCTTGAAGGTCCACTCCAAGTACAGACGTACAGGAGCCAGCTTCACCAAGGCCCAACATGAGTTCTCGACTGGGGTCCTGACCAACAGAACCTTTCAATCCACTGCTACTTCAGCTGCTCAGGGGGCCTTTGGCATGAACTAAAACATTAGATCTTGCCCTGCTTCCATGTTACCTTACACATGGCATCTCAAATGTGGCTTACAAAACACAAATTGACCACAAACATGCTGCCACATGATTGTGGTTTGTGTTCAACGGGCAGGTGAAGTATCCAGGGTGCAATGTGttgtgtataataataataataataatgtagaaGTGAATCTGTAGGTATTGTAAGGTGTATGACTTGcacatgtttttaaatgcactctaCAGTAACTTCATCAGTCAACAGTGCAGCATGATAAGTAAACAAGGCTGCCTTACGAGCTGTTGTGGAGAATTACTAACAAAACTGAATTGGCCAAGGAGGCTGAATTAATTTCATTACATCGCCACAAAAGAAGCCCTTTCGTAAAACAGGTGGAactcaataaaatagaataatgaTCAAAGGTATATTTATGTTGGCAATGTTACTGTTATATGAACTCAtttcatgcaaagtgagatatgccaAGCCTTCATTTGTTATAATGTTTATGATCatggtttacagtttttgaaagtaTTCTGAGTTTTTCCAATTTCAGGTAagacataatcatcaaaattacccCAGAATGAGGCTTGAAATattttgagttgcatgttatgagccaatgccattgattagtttcaccttataaatctaattgctggaataaataaacatttgcacggtattcacattttttgagtttcacctgtcgATGTCAATATTTGTGTACTACTTTCTCGAGCTAAGTGACTAGTCAAATGAGTTTATTCAAAGTGTGTTAATAGAATAATATTAGTGTTACATCTCCTTTAGGTCActgcagaagaaataatgaagctgATGTTTATGACTCTGGACAGGATCT from Entelurus aequoreus isolate RoL-2023_Sb linkage group LG02, RoL_Eaeq_v1.1, whole genome shotgun sequence includes:
- the scamp2l gene encoding secretory carrier membrane protein 2, like yields the protein MSEFDSNPFADPVDVNPFQDASVTQATQGAISGIREFNPFSTTELTDSTDTTIPISSVSSQPAILQTSVEQSSQASAAAAAGQANLIKQQQELDRKAAELERKEQELQNRTAQNTGVKENNWPPLPKFSPVKPCFYQDFEQDIPEEYRKICRRMYYLWMFHSSTLFLNVLACLAYFTADAQYGVDFGLSILWFVLFTPVSFVCWYRPVYKAFRSDSSFSFFFFFFVFFFQVAVYIIQTVGIPKWGNSGWISSISMIRVNLAVAVVMMVVAGFFTVNAILGVVLLKMVHSKYRRTGASFTKAQHEFSTGVLTNRTFQSTATSAAQGAFGMN